The Pantoea trifolii nucleotide sequence GAGCACCTCACCCGCGCCAAACGCTAAAGACAGTTTCCTTGTCAAACCGGTACAGAACGTCATTGCCGGTATGTCGGTGGCGATCACCGATGAGTCTGAAATTGCTGCGGCATCCAGTGCAACCAGCGGTGAAAGTGACAACCGTAATGCGCAGAAATTATTGGATCTGCAGGACAGTAAATTGGTGAATGGTAATGCGACCATTGCCCAAGCTTATGCCAGTATTGTTAGCACCGTTGGTAACAAAACCAGCACATTGAAAACTGCCAGCACTACGCAAGAAAACGTGGTGACTCAGTTAAGCGATCGTCAGCAGTCAGTGTCAGGGGTCAACCTTGATGAAGAATACGCTAACCTGACTAAGTATCAGCAGTTCTATATGGCGAACGCGCAAGTGCTGCAAACGGCGGGTACCATTTTTAATGCGCTGATGGGCATCCGCAGCTAAGCATAGAGGATAAAACCATGCGTCTTAGTACCAATATGATTTTCAACCAGCAGGTACGCGGAATTACGGATTCGCAAGCCTCGTGGTTAAAAGTAGGCGACCAACTGGCAACAGGGAAACGCGTGAGCAATCCCTCGGATGATCCTATTGCAGCGTCACGCGCGGTAGTGCTATCTCAGTCCCAGGCTAAAAGCACTCAATATGCTACGGCGCGCAGTTTTGCCGATCAAAGTTTGTCGATGGAAGAGAATTCACTCTCAAGCGTGACCAGCAGTATCCAGGATGCGCAGACCATGATCGTGTATGGTTCTACCGGTACGCTGAGTGACGATGACCGCGCATCGATTGCCACTAAACTTGAAGGTATTCGCTCACAATTACTCAATCAGGCCAACAGCCGTGATGGTAACGGTCGTTACATTTTTGCTGGCTATCAAACGGATGTCGCGCCTTTCAGCGATGCGGGTGCGCCGGCAGGTGTCTCTTACGTCGGCGGCGCTGAAGCCATTACGCAGAAGGTCGATGATGGTCGTACGATGGCGGTGAGTAGCACGGGCTCATCAGTGTTTATGTCAATAACCAGCAACTCTAAAGTTGAGCCCGATGGCACGCCTAGTGAAACCAATCTGTTTAAGATGCTGGATAGCGCCATTGCGGCATTAAAAACGCCGCAGGATGATGCTGATGCTGCAACCAAGCAGGTTTTTCAGGATGCGATGGATAAATCCAACCG carries:
- the flgL gene encoding flagellar hook-associated protein FlgL; protein product: MRLSTNMIFNQQVRGITDSQASWLKVGDQLATGKRVSNPSDDPIAASRAVVLSQSQAKSTQYATARSFADQSLSMEENSLSSVTSSIQDAQTMIVYGSTGTLSDDDRASIATKLEGIRSQLLNQANSRDGNGRYIFAGYQTDVAPFSDAGAPAGVSYVGGAEAITQKVDDGRTMAVSSTGSSVFMSITSNSKVEPDGTPSETNLFKMLDSAIAALKTPQDDADAATKQVFQDAMDKSNRGLSNSLNNVLAVRSAVGSQLAELDTLDAQGDDRDTIMATQMTDLVQVDYTQAISSYTMQQTALQASYKTFTDMSKLSLFQLNS